A window from Solanum stenotomum isolate F172 chromosome 5, ASM1918654v1, whole genome shotgun sequence encodes these proteins:
- the LOC125864430 gene encoding beta-fructofuranosidase, insoluble isoenzyme 1-like isoform X2, whose product MVILKNRSLCHFLFMFFLVFLEVHASHEINRKLQSTSHNVVKKILRPKFHFRPPKHWINDPTGPMYYNGIYHLFYQYNTKGEVWGNIVWAHSVSIDMINWINLEHAIYPSEVFDKYGTWSGSTTILPGNKPVILYTGIVDDEQTQVQNYAIPANLSDPFLRKWIKPDNNPLVVADESINKTKFRDPTTAWLGQDGSWRMLVGSLRKNKRGLAILYRSRDFMKWTKAQHPFHSAAKTGNWECVDFFPVSLENTDGLDTSVIGKKIKHVLKVSLDDTRWDYYTIGTYDTKKDRYVPDDTMIEGYHGLRLDYGNFYASKTFYDPSKNRRILMGWCNESDVFPTDDIYKGWSGIQAIPRKLWIDPSGKHLVQWPIEELETLRKKKVELRNYKLNKGENIEVQGITPAQADVEVTFSFSSLENAEEFDPSWVDLYAEDVCAIRGSTVQGGLGPFGLLTLSSENLEEYTPVFFRVFKNQDKYKVLMCSDASRSSVRNHKKMFKPSFAGYVDVDLTDKKLSLRSLVDHSVVASFGAGGKTCITSRVYPALSIYGDTHLFAFNNGTETVKIDTLDAWSMDKADM is encoded by the exons ATGGTGATTTTAAAGAATCGATCTCTTTGCCATtttctatttatgttttttcttgtgTTTCTTGAGGTTCATGCGTCACATGAAATAAATCGAAAGCTACAGTCTACTAGTCATAATGtggtaaaaaaaatcttaagacCTAAATTTCACTTCAGACCTCCTAAACACTGGATCAATG ATCCCACTG gtcCAATGTATTACAATGGTATCTATCATCTATTTTATCAGTACAATACAAAAGGAGAAGTATGGGGTAATATTGTTTGGGCTCATTCAGTATCCATTGACATGATTAACTGGATCAATTTAGAGCATGCAATTTATCCATCAGAAGTGTTCGACAAATATGGTACGTGGTCCGGATCAACCACTATTCTTCCGGGGAATAAGCCTGTTATTCTCTACACTGGAATAGTAGATGACGAACAAACTCAAGTACAAAATTATGCAATACCAGCTAACTTGTCTGATCCATTTCTACGTAAGTGGATCAAACCTGATAACAATCCGTTAGTAGTCGCTGACGAAAGCATCAACAAGACCAAATTTCGTGACCCAACTACAGCTTGGTTAGGTCAAGATGGGAGTTGGAGAATGTTGGTTGGTAGCCTTAGAAAAAACAAGAGAGGATTAGCAATATTGTACCGGAGTAGGGACTTCATGAAATGGACCAAAGCCCAACACCCATTCCATTCAGCTGCTAAGACTGGAAATTGGGAATGTGTTGATTTTTTTCCAGTATCATTGGAGAATACAGATGGTTTGGACACATCAGTCATTggcaaaaaaattaaacatgttttgaaaGTCAGTCTGGATGATACCAGATGGGACTATTACACAATTGGTACTTATGACACGAAAAAAGATAGATATGTTCCAGACGATACAATGATCGAAGGATATCACGGATTGAGACTGGATTATGGTAATTTTTATGCATCAAAGACTTTCTATGATCCCAGCAAGAATCGAAGAATTTTGATGGGATGGTGCAATGAATCCGATGTTTTTCCAACAGATGACATCTACAAAGGATGGTCTGGAATTCAGGCTATTCCTCGTAAGTTATGGATTGATCCTAGTGGTAAACATTTAGTCCAATGGCCTATTGAAGAATTAGAAACCTTGAGAAAGAAAAAGGTTGAGCTAAGAAATTACAAATTGAACAAGGGAGAAAATATAGAAGTTCAAGGAATCACACCTGCCCAG GCTGATGTTGAAGttacattttccttttcaagttTGGAAAATGCAGAAGAATTTGATCCTAGTTGGGTTGATCTCTATGCCGAAGATGTATGTGCAATTAGGGGTTCGACAGTTCAAGGTGGACTTGGTCCATTTGGACTCCTAACATTATCTTCTGAAAACTTGGAAGAGTATACACCTGTATTCTTTCGAGTGTTTAAAAATCAAGACAAATATAAGGTTCTCATGTGCTCTGATGCCTCAAG GTCAAGCGTTAGGAATCACAAAAAGATGTTCAAACCCTCATTTGCTGGGTATGTCGATGTTGATCTAACAGACAAAAAGTTGTCACTAAGGAGCTTG gTTGATCACTCCGTGGTCGCAAGTTTTGGTGCTGGTGGAAAGACATGTATTACATCACGAGTTTATCCAGCTTTATCCATCTATGGTGACACACATTTGTTTGCTTTCAATAATGGTACTGAGACAGTCAAAATTGATACTCTTGATGCCTGGAGCATGGATAAAGCCGAcatgtaa
- the LOC125864430 gene encoding beta-fructofuranosidase, insoluble isoenzyme 1-like isoform X1, which yields MYYNGIYHLFYQYNTKGEVWGNIVWAHSVSIDMINWINLEHAIYPSEVFDKYGTWSGSTTILPGNKPVILYTGIVDDEQTQVQNYAIPANLSDPFLRKWIKPDNNPLVVADESINKTKFRDPTTAWLGQDGSWRMLVGSLRKNKRGLAILYRSRDFMKWTKAQHPFHSAAKTGNWECVDFFPVSLENTDGLDTSVIGKKIKHVLKVSLDDTRWDYYTIGTYDTKKDRYVPDDTMIEGYHGLRLDYGNFYASKTFYDPSKNRRILMGWCNESDVFPTDDIYKGWSGIQAIPRKLWIDPSGKHLVQWPIEELETLRKKKVELRNYKLNKGENIEVQGITPAQADVEVTFSFSSLENAEEFDPSWVDLYAEDVCAIRGSTVQGGLGPFGLLTLSSENLEEYTPVFFRVFKNQDKYKVLMCSDASRSSVRNHKKMFKPSFAGYVDVDLTDKKLSLRSLVDHSVVASFGAGGKTCITSRVYPALSIYGDTHLFAFNNGTETVKIDTLDAWSMDKADM from the exons ATGTATTACAATGGTATCTATCATCTATTTTATCAGTACAATACAAAAGGAGAAGTATGGGGTAATATTGTTTGGGCTCATTCAGTATCCATTGACATGATTAACTGGATCAATTTAGAGCATGCAATTTATCCATCAGAAGTGTTCGACAAATATGGTACGTGGTCCGGATCAACCACTATTCTTCCGGGGAATAAGCCTGTTATTCTCTACACTGGAATAGTAGATGACGAACAAACTCAAGTACAAAATTATGCAATACCAGCTAACTTGTCTGATCCATTTCTACGTAAGTGGATCAAACCTGATAACAATCCGTTAGTAGTCGCTGACGAAAGCATCAACAAGACCAAATTTCGTGACCCAACTACAGCTTGGTTAGGTCAAGATGGGAGTTGGAGAATGTTGGTTGGTAGCCTTAGAAAAAACAAGAGAGGATTAGCAATATTGTACCGGAGTAGGGACTTCATGAAATGGACCAAAGCCCAACACCCATTCCATTCAGCTGCTAAGACTGGAAATTGGGAATGTGTTGATTTTTTTCCAGTATCATTGGAGAATACAGATGGTTTGGACACATCAGTCATTggcaaaaaaattaaacatgttttgaaaGTCAGTCTGGATGATACCAGATGGGACTATTACACAATTGGTACTTATGACACGAAAAAAGATAGATATGTTCCAGACGATACAATGATCGAAGGATATCACGGATTGAGACTGGATTATGGTAATTTTTATGCATCAAAGACTTTCTATGATCCCAGCAAGAATCGAAGAATTTTGATGGGATGGTGCAATGAATCCGATGTTTTTCCAACAGATGACATCTACAAAGGATGGTCTGGAATTCAGGCTATTCCTCGTAAGTTATGGATTGATCCTAGTGGTAAACATTTAGTCCAATGGCCTATTGAAGAATTAGAAACCTTGAGAAAGAAAAAGGTTGAGCTAAGAAATTACAAATTGAACAAGGGAGAAAATATAGAAGTTCAAGGAATCACACCTGCCCAG GCTGATGTTGAAGttacattttccttttcaagttTGGAAAATGCAGAAGAATTTGATCCTAGTTGGGTTGATCTCTATGCCGAAGATGTATGTGCAATTAGGGGTTCGACAGTTCAAGGTGGACTTGGTCCATTTGGACTCCTAACATTATCTTCTGAAAACTTGGAAGAGTATACACCTGTATTCTTTCGAGTGTTTAAAAATCAAGACAAATATAAGGTTCTCATGTGCTCTGATGCCTCAAG GTCAAGCGTTAGGAATCACAAAAAGATGTTCAAACCCTCATTTGCTGGGTATGTCGATGTTGATCTAACAGACAAAAAGTTGTCACTAAGGAGCTTG gTTGATCACTCCGTGGTCGCAAGTTTTGGTGCTGGTGGAAAGACATGTATTACATCACGAGTTTATCCAGCTTTATCCATCTATGGTGACACACATTTGTTTGCTTTCAATAATGGTACTGAGACAGTCAAAATTGATACTCTTGATGCCTGGAGCATGGATAAAGCCGAcatgtaa